TTATTTAGCTGCTGCTACTGACAGTTGGTGTTGTTGTTGAAGCGGTAGTTTCAGATTTATTAATAGTAATTCTAACTTTTAGAGTTGATCTGTGTTGAGTACCTGTTGAAGATGAAGATGAAGATGAACTTGCGCCCGTACCAGAACCATCTTTTACTAAAACAAAAAGTAGACTTTTAGTAGTTTTGTCAAATGAGTCAGTAATTGATTCAACTAGGGTTTTATAATTTTTATCTTTAAAATGGGTTGAGAGGTATTGGTCAACTTGTTTTCCTAATTCAGGAAGATAACTTGTAAGGCTATTTGTGTCATCAGCTTTGCCTTGATTTTGCGCACCTTCAACTTTTTTACCTTGGTTTTGTGCTCCTTCGGCTTTTTTGCCTTGGTTTTGTGCTCCTTCGGCTTTTTTGCCTTGGTTTTGTGCTCCTTCGGCTTTTTTGCCTTGGTTTTGTGCTCCTTCGGCTTTTTTGCCTTGGTTTTGTGCTCCTTCAACTTTTTTACCTTGGTTTTGAGAACCTTCAGCTTTTTTTGGAAAAGTTAAACTTGAATAAGTACTTGAGTTAAGACTAGTTTCTCTAAATTGGCTTTGAAGTTGAACAACAGCTTTATCTAGTTCGTTAATTTCTTTTTTATTTTTATAGATTTCGTCATTCTCGAGTTCTAGAAATACTTTTATATCTGGAGTTTTAACATTTAATATACTTCCGTCGTTGGATTCGAGTTTGAAGCTAAATTTAACAGGTAAAACTTGCTCTTTTTTACCTTGATTCTGTGCCCCTTCAGCTTTTTTGCCTTGGTTTTGTGCCCCTTCAGCTTTTTTACCTTGGTTTTGTGCACCTTCTGCTTTTTTACCTTGGTTTTGTGCTCCCTCAGCTTTTTTGCCTTGGTTCTGAGCTCCCTCAGCTTTTTTACCTTGGTTCTGTGCACCTTCTGCTTTTTTGCCTTGGTTTGGAGTCCCTTCAGCTTTTTTACCTAATTCTTCAATTTGTTTAGAAACTGCATCTTTTTCTTGTTCAGCTTCTTTGGTAAATTCAAGTGTATATTTTAAATTGTCATCAAGTTTTGCTCAAGCCTTAAAGTTGTCAAACTGACCAGCTTTTAGGAAAAATGCTAATAAAACATCGCCAAATTTTTCAAATTTTGCATAATTTTCTGTATTAGTTGTAGACTCATTTGATTTAGTCATTACTTTTTGACTTTTTAGATAGTCAAAAATTGATGAGTCATCTTTTTTGTTTCCAAGTTCATTTTTAATACTTGTTGGCAGAACCAAAGTTCCATAAAAACCGATACCTTCGGTATCTCTTCATAAACTATTGAATGAAAGTTTTTTGATTTCGCCTGGAGTTGAAGTTAAACTAATTTTATTTGCTTCTTCAAAAATATTGTCTTTAGAATTTAAAAGACTTTGAGGTATTTGACTTTCTTCATCAATAAGCCCTCATCTTTTGGTTAGTTCAAAAACTGTTTCAAGGAGTGTTTTTCTATTTTTTGTTAGTAAATCTTGGAAAAAACTAGCAACTTGGTGTCCGTCACGGAAAAAATTACGAGATTCTATACTTGAAACTCCCGCAGTTCTAGTTGATTGAGTCTCGTCTTTAGTTAGTCTTTGAATGTCTGATAAACTTGGGTGTTTAATTTTTCCAACTCAAGAGTCTAATAAAGAAACATAAGATCCAAAGTCTAAATCGTAATTACTTTCTAAAATGTTGCGAATTTCATTGGTTTTTGGACTGGTTCCAAAAAGAGCTTCAATTTCTTCTTTTGCAACTTTACGTGAAGATGATCTGATTCCTAGTCCATATTGATCAAAAACTGCTTGTTTTTGTTTGTTTTCTTTTCCAAGTCCTTCTAAATAGCGATTTTTAAAAATATCGCTATTTAATTGACCTAAGTTTTCTAATTGTTTAAGTCCGCTAATTTCTAGAGTTCCAGTTTTTTGACTAATTTCGAGAGGAGTATTGCTTGGCATGAAAAATTGATTATTAACTGAAATTGAATAAGGAATTAAAACTTTAGTCTTATCAGTTGCATCAATTTTTGCTTCTAAAGGATCAAAAGAAACTTTAAGAGTGTCACTTGTGTTGTGGTTTTTAAATTTTTGACCAAACTTTCCAAAATCAAAAGGAATTTTTTTGTCAGTTAAAAGTTCTAAAATTTCTGACTTTGCACTTTCTGAGCGCTGAGTTGGATCACTAAAAAATCCAGATTTAATTTTGGCTAAAAACTCAACGGCAAGCTTGTTGCCCATAGTTGATTTTAAGTCAGTTTTTGTTAAATTTTTCAAATTTAAATTATCAAAAAAATCTGAGTAATCTAAAAAATAAGAACCATTATTGCTTTTTTCTAATTTAACTGCACTTACAACCGGTGTAAAACTTGAACTTGAGTCAAGCATTTGTCTAGCAGTTGAAGTAAGAGTTGCTTGTAAAAAGAATGAAGGAACTTGATTTTGAAGGCTAACAAATTGACCATTTGACCTATCACGTGCAAAATCAAAATCAAAAATTGTATCAATTGAATTTGGAAGTTTGTTTTCTTGTGAACTTTTGAGTTGAACTAATAAATTAGTAAGTGAAGGAAAATATGAGCTAATTTTTGCGCCAAATTCTTTTGAGTCTTTTGATTTATTTAAGTCATGTTGAAAATCAACTGGTCTAATTATGCTAGGATCTGTAGGATTTGAAGTAGTTAAATTTTGGTCGCTAAAATTTGAGACTCTAGCAGAAACTAAATTTTTAACTTGCTCACTAAGTCTGTTGGTAATTTGTTGTAAGGAAAAATTAAATTCGGCAATTAAAATAGTTGATTCTTTGACAAAAGAAACAACTTGTTCATAAATGTCAGATTTTGCAACATCGCCATTTTGTAATTTTTGAGTAGCTTGAAATTTGACTTTAAAATTTTGGTTAGCATCATCTGGGAGAATTTCTAGAATTTGGTAACTAATTTTTGCATCAGAAAATTCTGAGTCAGAAAAGTCTAGTTTTTCTAAATTCCCATCCTTTTTCTCAAAAAAAGAAAAGGATTCAAGAGCATTTTCGGCATTTTTAATTTTATTGTTTCCATCTAAAAGTGTTGTTTTTACAGCATTATAATCTGAGTCAGAGTGAAAAGCACCTAAATTAAAGGCCAAATTTGAAACTCGAGATGCAAACTGATTTACTTGAGTTCTTGGATTTTCGGCATTATATTTTATATTTAATGTAAGACCGATTGTCAGTCCGATAACACCAATTCCAATAAGTCCCGAAGTCCCCACCAGCAAAAGGGTCTTGGATTTTGATAATTTGTTCATAGAAACCTCCTATGTTGTGCTAAAAATAAAAAAACAAATAGTTTAAATTAAAAACTAAGTTTATTTTTATAATAGTATATAGTAATTATACTAATTTTCACCAAAAAAAATAAAAAAAGATAAAAACTAGAAAAAATCACGTTCTAGCTTTTATCTTTTTTTCCTGGTTTTGACAGTTTGATAGCAAAAATTCACTTTTTAGTGAATACAAATATGCAAAAATACCGCTAAATCCGTGTTTTTTGTACTAAAATCTTAATTTTTATTAATTTAAATTAACCTTTTGCAAAAAAAAAAAAAAAATGCTTGGTCTAAGAAAAAATTCTGTTATAATATGACTCACTAAGAATAATTAATAAATTTTGTATTGAATTAAGGAGGAATTAGTTATGTTTTTTGGCTAAAAATTAGATATTGCGAATTTTCCATTATGTTTTTAAATATGATGGAATGCCATAAATTTGACCGTTTAGAAATCTACAAATTTATGGCTTTTAATTATGGCTCTTTCAAAACTTCACATATTTTTTTAGGCTCAATTTAAATAAAAACGAGTTTTCTATTTAAATTGAGTTTAAATAGTAGTTGTTTTTTTGTTTTTTTATGATTTTTGTTAGTGTTTTAAACTAAAAAGTAGTTTAAAAATTTCATAATTTTACTTTTTAAGTTAAAATTTTAGCTTTTATCTTTTTTTGACAATATGCAAAAATTAAACGTCAATTTTTGCATATTGGGCATTTTCTTCGATAAAAATTTTACGCAAAGTTACATCTGTGCCCATTAGGGAGTCAAAAATTTGGGCTACTTCTTGGATATTATGAATTTGAACTTGTGTCATTCGACGGGTTTTTGGATCCATTGTTGTTTCTCAAAGTTGTTCAGGATTCATTTCTCCAAGCCCTTTGTATCTTTGTATATTAAATTTAGGATTTTCGCCACTAATTTTACTTAAAATAGCTTCTTTTTCGGCATCATTATAGGCATATTCGATCTTTTTATTGTAAGAAATTTTATATAAAGGTGGAATTGCAATATATACAAAGCCATATTCAATTAACTTTTTAAAATAACGGAACAAAAATGTCAAAAGCAATGAACGAATATGAGATCCATCTGAATCAGCATCAG
This sequence is a window from Mesomycoplasma ovipneumoniae. Protein-coding genes within it:
- a CDS encoding P97 family adhesin, whose translation is MNKLSKSKTLLLVGTSGLIGIGVIGLTIGLTLNIKYNAENPRTQVNQFASRVSNLAFNLGAFHSDSDYNAVKTTLLDGNNKIKNAENALESFSFFEKKDGNLEKLDFSDSEFSDAKISYQILEILPDDANQNFKVKFQATQKLQNGDVAKSDIYEQVVSFVKESTILIAEFNFSLQQITNRLSEQVKNLVSARVSNFSDQNLTTSNPTDPSIIRPVDFQHDLNKSKDSKEFGAKISSYFPSLTNLLVQLKSSQENKLPNSIDTIFDFDFARDRSNGQFVSLQNQVPSFFLQATLTSTARQMLDSSSSFTPVVSAVKLEKSNNGSYFLDYSDFFDNLNLKNLTKTDLKSTMGNKLAVEFLAKIKSGFFSDPTQRSESAKSEILELLTDKKIPFDFGKFGQKFKNHNTSDTLKVSFDPLEAKIDATDKTKVLIPYSISVNNQFFMPSNTPLEISQKTGTLEISGLKQLENLGQLNSDIFKNRYLEGLGKENKQKQAVFDQYGLGIRSSSRKVAKEEIEALFGTSPKTNEIRNILESNYDLDFGSYVSLLDSWVGKIKHPSLSDIQRLTKDETQSTRTAGVSSIESRNFFRDGHQVASFFQDLLTKNRKTLLETVFELTKRWGLIDEESQIPQSLLNSKDNIFEEANKISLTSTPGEIKKLSFNSLWRDTEGIGFYGTLVLPTSIKNELGNKKDDSSIFDYLKSQKVMTKSNESTTNTENYAKFEKFGDVLLAFFLKAGQFDNFKAWAKLDDNLKYTLEFTKEAEQEKDAVSKQIEELGKKAEGTPNQGKKAEGAQNQGKKAEGAQNQGKKAEGAQNQGKKAEGAQNQGKKAEGAQNQGKKAEGAQNQGKKEQVLPVKFSFKLESNDGSILNVKTPDIKVFLELENDEIYKNKKEINELDKAVVQLQSQFRETSLNSSTYSSLTFPKKAEGSQNQGKKVEGAQNQGKKAEGAQNQGKKAEGAQNQGKKAEGAQNQGKKAEGAQNQGKKVEGAQNQGKADDTNSLTSYLPELGKQVDQYLSTHFKDKNYKTLVESITDSFDKTTKSLLFVLVKDGSGTGASSSSSSSSTGTQHRSTLKVRITINKSETTASTTTPTVSSSS